The following are from one region of the Magallana gigas chromosome 6, xbMagGiga1.1, whole genome shotgun sequence genome:
- the LOC105346344 gene encoding uncharacterized protein — MAACAEKLCSEEEPSEEEEYREDYFTIDLSTGQMINEKDSVIEDRIQACCDSIQTQSDPTEKENDPKEVLKTMQRKDSSENIVIEIRPNVLAPSPPPMELKRSGSMENVSAKDYLVARANRKQKIKQKNLELQKSPDTEDVKYQFPTKSPILSKRTIHKRTNSDGILKNQEINSHGYCMDIAKENSIENVCVQGEKSCTIEPDNDLTKNKQEYGLAKCESVTGVNILDTNVVSENEKHLVASHEARLHKNNDHQPNVQAETNNNTEDLRESETVHKNETLSTQVSVHGNAYTSLEPNVDVKINTNEAINNEEVTPAAGDETCEPDTHEEDNFDPFNASDEDDGGNIQVTTFCMQKFDDDENDGDDDLDDLLQNVPLVHSDEDMFQADGNNQDKYLVKPACPQTFAQKDDSFSLASNDTCFERVPESENKVLEEGKVNKIEEAINTYEILSTLMEAGEVRPSTEQSTLLSTNNENEPSLEDQYTFSEEKTPSIKTTKAEDKLLNELSDKLGATEKYSDKNTGDFESIKEKSNDFRDKGDTECCVLKGKPQKESDSKNLSLKASLETSAFTKPPESYISHKCPDDQICAGEQLICNTLVINDPTETTNLESQSLVTWEVQTLESIEEEKPTENQSEYLETNLDEEIPHETLLTENQFKNISIPTVSTENDPSIIAQTPDVGTGCSSVALSTGKHHETQKQKQEEIESSDIICSKIEQHSNDSCEIMSLECNTIQHSEQNLSKDTTNICQNFSHAASLEFVNSERLKTVTNEEVFSENINDVYTVDNSNEGIPELGDKTDPHTSPDPETIPDHNNICIIVLNPETESKGTGSDCLILQDNNHGTQETKLGSSNSSEDVSEQDSSGTSKFRSMENSFETEEEESFEMVPLELCTSEITDNDSEKPPAVDLDAKKGESEFSVFKHDLLLKNLKLKSCIKTDSVTTDGDYEVEEIMRNEVINDSEEVFQPIATVAAEICDEFTTDDRKEAIFLDGSDTDMEEGGQSLERLSDNYLSGCTSEDSVYEDAHDSSGEDYTTWDTFQRFPSTHGNSDETEVDEELSSSLKLNKVFPKETEEDGNNKEDMGTQQYKTVINLDLVENRSSVQTETTGLDEDQSHYGENRCVISIDKTDSKTKLIPCTPPKEKLHCKSPCMMVVPWRKSTKTCPCILNKKRLRATVKKYVKGQDQGNLVNHRKKLYDIIHSMNKRETITLPNASDFDNDMIWKLLKTLINPNEELFSQNELDSSASPLCSTEKEDLIKVFTYLHPSTNKTKFEFIPLKTPKKKTLPFNVKELFNKEVSKARKKKEVSRGLIFLKMITGKNKFIKEKKSSPEKKSNKEADATIKSPKAFQMSSSPLVLPKLTLIGRPGSSLPGTRSPKELLEEGLLSKKAIVVEDMSNDASPTLNSMLTSALEMLHTSRLDDAEKQLLQLYQRMQEKPEENTRILVQCLSNLSDICVRRSRMCRSNQMEWQWLVMHAIALLQYTVDICDSEKEASQDNQDVEWFQEYHQTIITKCKPLEDSFNRALYNCLKHEGRKFMDPYRSFSLPNTPTMPNRLGLFPLASSHQFYVNPGLNYKYSSSLNKEKKESVDDISVGLDWLSKFYRYCSDRMQTKNLGDIYNKLFKKRSRVDSLRCDDDMESVVSDSAGSLDWDHSDLQGIDEMESEQEDSPITEQSFALAVAECDMGSNGWDFFLNDRKNCKFTSVVQVASQNQNNDIEKLENRTVSKAKEHENDGKEKEIISPLHENSIKHTIAKSYARLAEKMLTEGEYDKAEVLFEQVLSIVEEIHDGTAGMLRFGANISKFLGTIKSKQGKTSEGLEYLNTALKTYRDLQDDASNFEIAVALLELGNGYSVGKNNDDGVYEDAIAAICEFFEKDLSDENMSSSTSSGKSDATNPRTVEEEQNIEEAIHCYKEALTLLDAYENEKQKDVVAKSTMRLGDCYFMQKDYDRALECYEKSLSLFHSSSTLGRENVIEHAHVMCMVGVCSFMLHMYPRAVSTFDLALHLIKYAYGLTSTFLHALLLSMMGITYYKMKNYHKCVTMCYQGFEIFCSIHGEKLPTLPKRKFWLVCQILYVMGNSYNILNLQQKAVKYLTVARTLMMACKMRERRQFMRVLQVLGDCYFAQYDYKTALQFYNEALEYGECESQVSFDEVFDPNAIGDNMTMHNQLVSKSAEAHISMQQYQNAVHYLEQAHDMQEDMGNDIKEDLIHTLTQLGQMHSTAGDVDGAIDSFNESLEVYREIHDGHLGKEMCATLGNLATMCYVKACLCEEIDRELEMILTTEQHFQDAMQLDLNPSVCVKYANFLYSQGNYDDAVMYLEDALNIEGVNEISDITYGGLEKVTLPDCLQDEVDCQEEVVLSPTVLARYLLILSHKALHQCEPAMRALIGLQKEVLERDIPIFYSVLGYAMMELSLFEEAMWCFSCAVDIESDYKLALDNYCLCLCISVFRTFIKGIEAICSHYKLPCYY; from the exons atggcagCTTGTGCAGAAAAATTGTGTTCTGAAGAAGAGCCCAGTGAGGAGGAAGAATACAGGGAGGACTACTTTACAATTGACCTCTCAACAGGTCAAATGATCAATGAGAAGGACTCTGTGATTGAAGATAGAATCCAGGCTTGTTGTGATTCTATTCAGACACAAAGTGATCCtactgaaaaagaaaatgacccAAAAGAGGTTTTAAAGACTATGCAAAGAAAAGATTCATCAGAAAATATTGTGATAGAGATCCGACCCAATGTCCTAGCTCCCTCCCCACCCCCCATGGAGTTGAAGAGATCTGGCTCCATGGAAAATGTGTCTGCAAAAGACTATCTAGTGGCGAGAGCCAACAGAAAACAGAAAATCAAGCAGAAAAATCTAGAATTACAGAAAAGTCCGGACACTGAAGATGTCAAATATCAGTTTCCTACAAAGTCCCCAATCCTAAGCAAAAGGACGATACACAAGAGAACTAATTCAGATGGAAtcttgaaaaatcaagaaatcaATAGTCATGGATATTGCATGGATATTgcaaaagaaaattcaatagaAAATGTATGTGTTCAAGGTGAAAAGTCGTGTACTATAGAGCCTGATAATgatttaaccaaaaataaacAGGAGTATGGTTTGGCAAAATGTGAATCTGTAACAGGGGTGAACATTTTAGACACAAATGTAGTcagtgaaaatgaaaaacatttagTGGCAAGTCATGAAGCAAGGCTTCATAAAAATAATGACCATCAACCTAATGTCCAAGCTGAAACAAATAATAACACAGAAGATTTAAGAGAATCAGAAACAGTCcacaaaaatgaaacattatcAACACAAGTTAGTGTACATGGGAATGCATATACAAGCTTAGAACCTAATGTTGATgtcaaaattaatacaaatgaGGCCATTAACAATGAAGAAGTGACCCCTGCAGCAGGGGATGAAACTTGTGAACCTGACACTCATGAAGAAGATAATTTTGATCCATTTAATGCATCAGATGAAGATGATGGGGGTAACATTCAAGTTACAACATTCTGTATGCAAAAGtttgatgatgatgaaaatgacGGTGATGATGATCTTGATGACCTTCTGCAAAATGTTCCTCTTGTACACAGTGATGAAGACATGTTTCAAGCAGACGGCAACAACCAAGACAAGTATTTGGTGAAGCCTGCTTGCCCTCAAACATTTGCTCAAAAAGATGACTCTTTTTCATTGGCCTCTAATGACACATGTTTTGAGAGAGTGCCAGAAAGTGAAAATAAGGTGTTAGAGGAGGGTAAGGTGAACAAAATTGAAGAAGCTATAAATACGTATGAAATCTTAAGTACACTTATGGAAGCGGGAGAAGTGAGACCTTCTACAGAACAGAGCACATTACTCTcaacaaataatgaaaatgaacCAAGTCTTGAGGATCAGTACACGTTTTCTGAGGAGAAAACTCCAAGCATAAAAACAACCAAAGCAGAGGATAAACTTCTAAATGAATTATCAGATAAATTGGGGGCAACAGAAAAATATAGTGATAAAAACACTGGAGATTTTGAATCCATCAAGGAAAAAAGTAATGATTTTAGAGATAAGGGCGATACAGAATGTTGCGTCTTAAAAGGTAAACCTCAAAAGGAATCTGATTCCAAGAACTTATCATTAAAAGCTAGTTTAGAAACTTCAGCATTTACAAAACCACCAGAGTCATATATTTCACACAAATGTCCTGATGATCAAATTTGTGCAGGTGAACAATTAATATGTAACACACTAGTTATAAATGACCCAACAGAAACAACAAATCTAGAATCTCAGTCATTGGTTACATGGGAGGTCCAAACTTTAGAAAGCATTGAAGAAGAAAAACCCACAGAAAATCAAAGTGAATATCTAGAAACTAACTTGGATGAAGAAATTCCTCATGAAACATTACTGACTGAGAACCAGTTCAAAAATATAAGTATCCCCACTGTGTCCACTGAAAATGATCCATCAATCATTGCTCAGACTCCAGATGTAGGTACTGGCTGCTCAAGTGTGGCCCTCAGTACTGGAAAACACCATGaaacccaaaaacaaaaacaagaagaaaTTGAATCCTCTGACATAATATGCTCCAAAATAGAACAACATTCAAATGATTCTTGTGAAATAATGTCCCTTGAATGCAACACAATTCAACATTCAGAGCAGAACTTGTCAAAAGACACCACAAATATTTGCCAAAATTTTTCACATGCAGCGTCCCTAGAATTTGTCAATTCTGAAAGGCTTAAAACTGTCACAAATGAAGAAGTTTTTTCAGAAAATATCAATGACGTATATACTGTAGACAACTCCAACGAAGGGATTCCAGAACTTGGTGATAAGACAGATCCTCACACTTCTCCTGATCCTGAAACTATTCCGGATCATAACAACATTTGTATTATTGTACTGAACCCTGAGACTGAGAGCAAGGGCACTGGCTCAGATTGTCTCATTCTGCAAGACAATAACCATGGCACCCAGGAAACCAAACTGGGTAGTTCCAATTCTTCAGAGGATGTGTCTGAGCAAGATTCCTCTGGTACCAGTAAATTTCGATCTATGGAAAATTCCTTTGAAACTGAGGAGGAAGAGAGTTTTGAAATGGTTCCACTGGAGCTATGTACTTCAGAAATCACAGACAATGATTCAGAAAAACCACCTGCAGTTGACCTAGATGCTAAAAAAGGAGAGAGTGAATTTAGTGTCTTTAAGCATGATCTTCTACTGAAAAATCTCAAGCTGAAGTCCTGTATAAAGACAGACTCAGTGACAACAGATGGTGACTATGAAGTTGAAGAGATAATGAGGAATGAAGTTATCAATGACTCTGAAGAAGTGTTCCAACCAATAGCCACTGTGGCAGCAGAGATCTGTGATGAATTCACTACAGATGACAGAAAAGAGGCCATCTTTCTTGATGGGTCTGACACAGATATGGAAGAGGGTGGTCAAAGTTTGGAGAGACTGTCTGACAACTATTTGAGTGGCTGCACTAGTGAGGACTCAGTGTATGAGGATGCTCATGACTCCTCAGGTGAGGACTACACAACCTGGGACACATTCCAGAGATTTCCTTCTACACATGGCAACAGCGATGAAACGGAGGTAGATGAGGAGTTGAGTTCTAGTCTCAAACTCAATAAGGTCTTCCCAAAGGAAACTGAAGAGGATGGAAATAATAAGGAAGACATGGGTACTCAACAATACAAAACTGTTATCAACCTAGACTTGGTTGAAAACCGGTCTTCAGTCCAGACTGAAACAACTGGTTTGGATGAGGATCAGTCTCATTATGGGGAAAATAGATGTGTGATTTCAATTGATAAAACtgattcaaaaacaaaattaattccCTGTACACCACCAAAGGAGAAACTCCATTGCAAATCTCCATGTATGATGGTTGTGCCTTGGCGAAAGAGTACAAAAACTTGTCCCtgtattttaaacaagaaaCGACTTCGGGCCACAGTGAAAAAGTATGTCAAAGGTCAAGATCAGGGCAACCTTGTAAATCACCGAAAAAAGCTCTATGACATAATACACAGCATGAACAAAAGAGAGACCATTACTTTACCAAATGCTTCAGACTTTGACAATGACATGATATGGAAATTACTGAAAACATTAATCAATCCAAATGAGGAGCTATTTTCCCAGAATGAACTAGACAGTTCTGCTAGTCCCCTCTGTAGTACAGAGAAGGAGGACCTCATCAAAGTATTCACTTACTTACACCCCTCCACCAACAAAACTAAGTTTGAATTTATTCCTTTAAAGACCCCGAAAAAGAAGACGCTGCCTTTCAATGTGAAGGAATTGTTTAATAAGGAAGTCTCTAAAGCTAGGAAGAAGAAGGAGGTCAGTAGAGGCCTCATCTTCCTGAAGATGATCACAGGGAAGAACAAGTTTATCAAGGAGAAGAAGTCCTCTCCAGAGAAAAAATCCAACAAAGAAGCAG ATGCCACAATCAAGAGTCCCAAAGCATTTCAAATGTCCTCGTCACCTCTGGTTCTGCCCAAGCTGACTCTGATTGGTCGGCCAGGTTCGTCCTTGCCTGGTACCCGGTCCCCCAAGGAACTCCTGGAAGAAGGATTACTCAGTAAAAAGGCTATAGTG GTAGAAGACATGAGCAATGATGCATCCCCAACCCTCAACAGTATGCTCACCTCAGCTCTAGAGATGCTACACACATCCCGCTTGGACGATGCAGAAAAACAACTTCTGCAGCTTTACCAGAGGATGCAGGAGAAACCTGAGGAAAACACCCGCATCTTAGTTCAGTGTCTGTCTAACCTATCCGACATCTGTGTACGGCGAAGTCGCATGTGTCGTTCCAATCAGATGGAGTGGCAGTGGTTGGTCATGCATGCTATTGCGCTGTTACAATACACGGTGGACATCTGCGATTCTGAGAAGGAGGCTTCTCAAGACAATCAAGATGTAGAATGGTTCCAGGAGTATCACCAGACTATCATCACAAAGTGCAAGCCACTGGAGGACAGCTTTAACCGTGCACTTTACAACTGTTTGAAACACGAGGGCAGGAAGTTCATGGATCCCTATCGCTCCTTCTCTCTACCCAACACCCCCACAATGCCAAACAGGCTGGGACTATTCCCACTGGCCTCTAGTCATCAGTTTTATGTTAACCCTGGTCTCAATTACAAATACTCCTCATCGCTGAACAAAGAGAAGAAGGAGAGTGTGGATGATATTAGTGTAGGATTAGACTGGTTGTCCAAGTTCTACAGATACTGCAGTGACCGCATGCAGACAAAGAATTTGGGAGATATTTATAACAAACTCTTTAAGAAACGATCTCGAGTTGATAGTCTTCGATGCGATGATGACATGGAGAGTGTGGTGTCTGACTCAGCAGGGTCGCTGGACTGGGACCACAGTGACCTCCAGGGAATCGATGAAATGGAATCAGAACAAGAGGACTCCCCTATCACTGAGCAGTCTTTCGCTTTAGCTGTTGCTGAGTGTGACATGGGAAGTAATGGCTGGGATTTCTTCTTAAATGACCGCAAAAATTGTAAATTCACAAGTGTTGTGCAAGTGGCatctcaaaatcaaaataatgacaTTGAAAAACTCGAAAATAGGACAGTGTCAAAAGCAAAGGAGCATGAAAATGATGGAAAAGAGAAAGAAATCATTTCACCTTTACATGAGAATAGCATCAAACATACTATAGCCAAATCATATGCCAGATTAGCAGAGAAAATGCTGACTGAGGGAGAGTATGACAAAGCAGAGGTCTTGTTTGAACAGGTGTTGAGTATTGTGGAGGAGATTCATGATGGCACTGCAGGAATGCTGAGATTTGGTGCCAACATCAGTAAATTCCTAGGAACAATCAAATCCAAACAGGGCAAAACATCGGAGGGCTTAGAATACCTAAACACAGCACTAAAAACATACAGGGATCTTCAAGATGATGCATCCAACTTTGAGATTGCAGTAGCTTTGCTGGAATTAGGCAATGGGTACAGTGTAGGCAAGAACAATGATGATGGCGTGTATGAGGATGCAATTGCAGCTATCTGTGAGTTTTTCGAAAAGGATCTCTCTGACGAAAATATGAGCTCCAGCACAAGTTCTGGGAAATCTGATGCTACCAACCCCCGAACAGTGGAGGAGGAACAAAACATTGAAGAGGCCATCCACTGTTACAAGGAGGCTCTTACTCTTCTTGATgcatatgaaaatgaaaaacaaaaggaCGTGGTGGCAAAATCTACCATGAGGCTCGGAGATTGTTATTTTATGCAGAAGGACTATGACAGAGCACTCGAGTGTTACGAAAAATCACTTTCTCTTTTCCACTCATCAAGCACACTTGGACGTGAAAATGTGATCGAGCATGCTCACGTTATGTGCATGGTGGGTGTCTGTAGTTTTATGCTGCACATGTATCCAAGAGCAGTGTCCACTTTTGACCTGGCCCTTCACTTGATTAAATATGCATATGGACTGACCAGTACTTTTCTTCATGCTCTTCTTCTGTCAATGATGGGAATTACTtactataaaatgaaaaactatCACAAATGTGTCACTATGTGTTATCAGGGTTTCGAGATCTTCTGCAGCATTCATGGAGAGAAACTTCCAACTTTACCAAAGAGGAAATTCTGGTTAGTGTGTCAAATACTCTATGTGATGGGAAATTCCTACAACATTCTGAACTTGCAACAGAAGGCTGTGAAATACTTAACTGTTGCTAGAACTCTAATGATGGCCTGCAAAATGAGGGAAAGAAGACAATTCATGCGAGTTCTCCAAGTGTTAGGCGATTGTTACTTTGCACAGTATGACTACAAAACAGCCCTACAGTTCTACAATGAGGCTCTGGAATATGGGGAGTGTGAAAGTCAGGTCTCCTTTGATGAAGTGTTTGACCCGAATGCCATCGGTGACAACATGACAATGCACAATCAACTGGTCAGTAAGTCTGCTGAGGCCCACATAAGCATGCAGCAGTACCAGAATGCTGTCCACTATTTGGAGCAGGCACATGACATGCAGGAAGACATGGGGAATGATATAAAGGAGGACCTCATACACACACTGACACAGCTAGGCCAGATGCACTCTACAGCCGGAGATGTGGATGGTGCTATTGATTCTTTCAACGAGAGCTTGGAAGTATATCGAGAAATTCATGACGGACACTTGGGTAAAGAAATGTGTGCCACACTTGGAAACCTGGCCACAATGTGTTATGTGAAAGCCTGTCTCTGTGAAGAAATCGACAGAGAGCTGGAAATGATTCTGACCACAGAACAACATTTCCAGGATGCCATGCAGCTAGACCTCAATCCGAGTGTCTGTGTGAAGTATGCAAACTTTCTATACAGTCAGGGAAACTACGATGATGCAGTCATGTACTTAGAAGATGCTCTGAACATTGAAGGAGTCAATGAGATCTCAGACATCACTTATGGGGGTCTGGAAAAAGTTACCCTCCCCGACTGTCTCCAAGACGAAGTGGACTGTCAAGAGGAGGTGGTCCTGTCCCCCACGGTTTTGGCCCGATACCTCCTCATCCTATCTCATAAGGCTCTGCACCAGTGCGAGCCTGCCATGCGGGCTCTCATCGGCCTTCAGAAAGAAGTTCTGGAGCGAGACATCCCCATCTTTTACTCAGTCCTGGGCTACGCCATGATGGAGCTGTCCCTTTTCGAGGAGGCTATGTGGTGTTTTTCTTGCGCAGTAGACATTGAGAGTGACTACAAACTGGCACTAGACAACTACTGTCTATGCCTATGTATCTCTGTTTTCCGAACATTCATCAAAGGAATTGAAGCCATTTGTTCACACTATAAGTTACCATGTTATTATTAA
- the LOC105346351 gene encoding telomere repeats-binding bouquet formation protein 2 isoform X2 gives MNNERNGGQMSPLDSAMFIFSRDFTALDTLQIFSSEAYLDEHLAVIHPMYISDSVTKGSKTVLMQYKLPPEEVYQATKDKQVYKWDRNSDLKNEQQQVRTGRQTCRRAKLCLDENTGNESEGAKTRRRQGPSYTDSENDSSVTMTTERQQSAVVPREVPEDMCHIDDIPKITGVLEEFIPGKNGCEVFKK, from the exons AAAGAAATGGTGGACAGATGTCACCACTGGATTCAGCCATGTTCATTTTCAGTCGAGATTTCACTGCACTAGATACATTGCA GATCTTCAGCAGTGAGGCCTACCTGGATGAGCACCTGGCTGTAATACATCCTATGTATATCTCTGACAGTGTCACCAAGGGATCAAAGACTGTCCTAATGCAGTACAAACTTCCTCCAGAAGAGGTGTACCAAG CAACTAAAGACAAACAAGTTTACAAATGGGACAGAAACTCGGACCTGAAGAATGAACAACAGCAA GTCAGAACAGGCAGACAGACTTGCAGAAGAGCAAAGTTGTGTCTGGATGAAAATACGGGCAATGAATCTGAAGGAGCCAAAACCAGAAGAAGACAGGGACCAAGTTACACAGACAGTGAAAATGACAGTTCTGTCACCATGACCACAGAGAGACAGCAGTCAGCTGTCGTGCCAAGGGAAGTGCCAG AAGATATGTGCCATATTGATGATATTCCCAAAATAACTGGTGTGTTAGAGGAATTTATTCCAGGAAAGAATGGCtgtgaagtttttaaaaagtga
- the LOC105346351 gene encoding telomere repeats-binding bouquet formation protein 2 isoform X3: MSPLDSAMFIFSRDFTALDTLQIFSSEAYLDEHLAVIHPMYISDSVTKGSKTVLMQYKLPPEEVYQATKDKQVYKWDRNSDLKNEQQQVRTGRQTCRRAKLCLDENTGNESEGAKTRRRQGPSYTDSENDSSVTMTTERQQSAVVPREVPEDMCHIDDIPKITGVLEEFIPGKNGCEVFKK, encoded by the exons ATGTCACCACTGGATTCAGCCATGTTCATTTTCAGTCGAGATTTCACTGCACTAGATACATTGCA GATCTTCAGCAGTGAGGCCTACCTGGATGAGCACCTGGCTGTAATACATCCTATGTATATCTCTGACAGTGTCACCAAGGGATCAAAGACTGTCCTAATGCAGTACAAACTTCCTCCAGAAGAGGTGTACCAAG CAACTAAAGACAAACAAGTTTACAAATGGGACAGAAACTCGGACCTGAAGAATGAACAACAGCAA GTCAGAACAGGCAGACAGACTTGCAGAAGAGCAAAGTTGTGTCTGGATGAAAATACGGGCAATGAATCTGAAGGAGCCAAAACCAGAAGAAGACAGGGACCAAGTTACACAGACAGTGAAAATGACAGTTCTGTCACCATGACCACAGAGAGACAGCAGTCAGCTGTCGTGCCAAGGGAAGTGCCAG AAGATATGTGCCATATTGATGATATTCCCAAAATAACTGGTGTGTTAGAGGAATTTATTCCAGGAAAGAATGGCtgtgaagtttttaaaaagtga